A window of Lujinxingia sediminis contains these coding sequences:
- a CDS encoding S41 family peptidase has product MSEVSATTPDLLPDDQGYYRYPSVHGERVVFVSEDDLWEVPLHGGFARRLSGSRGQVSTPALSPDGQWLAYTSTEEGRPEVYVMRARGGPARKLTFNGASRTWVCGWSPDSERVIFTSNLREHVSRQLGLYEVPRQGGPTRRLTLGAAQGLSFEPAGPGRVLARHTDDLARWKRYRGGTAGVLWIDRKGDDHWERLLPEITAGLCRPLWRSGRVYFISDVDGHGNLYSCLPSGEDLQRHTDHLGHYVRFASADDATIVYSVAGDLYRFDIASQTEARIEVDYASPRTALNRRFVDAEVFLDDFTLHPRGHSLALTSRGKIFNMGGWEGAVRQTGHEQGVRYRLARYLGDGQRLLVVSDEGGEERFELHSVDGSHAPQPLDTGEFAIGRPVDLLISPCDESALFTNHRHQLIHLDLQSGACRVLDRSEYARIAGVSFSPDGRWAAYGFFTGVYTAQIKLVELASGEHHTLTDGEFQDVQPVFDPAGRYLYFLSYRHFDPVYDQVFFELSFPRGTRPCVITLQADADSLFLQKPRPLSGDDDEGDDASDEASGEGDDEDASTDDTSEMRAKSDDAAGDAATTEAESDAESEASEDDDSPKPIRIDLEGIGQRVEVFPVPAGNFGELAATEERVFWTVYPVTGALSSDDDDDTPGVLRYFGLKSLKQKTFARGVSAFEIGADNKTLALFGEDGVQIVSASAESVSNEDDDESEPSRESGIVDLGRVSVQVDPLSEWTQMLREAWRLMRDHFWREDMGGVRWEEIWERYSALLPRVGSRSEFSDLVWTMQGELGTSHAYEMGGDYERPPQYSPGFLGATLRWDPDWRLAADPQRFEGAYRIDTILRGDTWEPSKSSPLSRPGLGLSEGDVILAINARRVDAQYSVEERLVNQAGQNIELLVAASDGLSEPRQVTTKALRDESELRYREWVNHNRRRVHEASQGKLGYVHIPDMGPAGYAEFHRHYLSENTRQGLVVDVRFNGGGHVSQLILEKLARRQVGFDLQRWGKPLAYPMESIAGPIVALTNEHAGSDGDIFSHTFKLMKLGPLLGKRTWGGVVGIWPRHTLVDGSVTTQPEFSFWFEDVGFSVENFGTEPDVEVELPPQADTTGEDPQLEAAIETAMALLKEQPVQLPDFAPYPDLRAPQTLPPRPSPAGRAASSEPDER; this is encoded by the coding sequence ATGAGCGAAGTTAGCGCGACCACCCCCGATCTTCTGCCCGACGACCAGGGCTACTACCGCTACCCGAGCGTGCATGGCGAGCGGGTCGTTTTTGTCAGCGAAGACGATCTCTGGGAGGTCCCACTCCACGGGGGCTTCGCACGTCGCTTAAGTGGCTCGCGGGGCCAGGTCAGCACCCCGGCCCTCTCCCCGGATGGGCAGTGGCTCGCCTACACCTCCACCGAGGAGGGCCGCCCCGAGGTCTACGTGATGCGCGCACGCGGGGGCCCTGCCAGAAAGCTCACCTTCAACGGTGCCTCGCGTACCTGGGTCTGCGGATGGAGCCCCGACAGCGAGCGGGTGATCTTCACCTCCAACCTGCGCGAGCATGTCTCTCGCCAGCTCGGACTCTACGAGGTTCCCCGCCAGGGCGGCCCCACGCGCCGCTTAACCCTGGGTGCAGCCCAGGGGCTCAGCTTCGAGCCCGCCGGCCCCGGCCGCGTACTCGCCAGGCACACCGACGATCTGGCCCGCTGGAAACGCTACCGCGGCGGCACCGCAGGCGTGCTCTGGATCGACCGCAAGGGTGACGACCACTGGGAGCGTCTGCTTCCCGAGATCACCGCCGGACTCTGCCGCCCCCTCTGGCGCTCCGGGCGCGTCTACTTCATCAGCGACGTTGACGGGCACGGCAACCTCTACTCCTGCCTGCCCTCCGGCGAGGATCTGCAACGCCACACCGACCACCTCGGCCACTACGTACGCTTTGCTTCGGCCGACGATGCCACCATCGTCTACAGCGTCGCCGGCGATCTTTACCGTTTCGACATCGCCTCGCAGACGGAGGCACGCATCGAGGTCGACTATGCCTCGCCGCGCACCGCCCTCAACCGCCGCTTTGTCGACGCCGAAGTCTTCCTCGACGACTTCACCCTGCACCCGCGCGGCCACTCCCTGGCGCTGACCTCCCGCGGCAAGATCTTCAATATGGGCGGCTGGGAGGGGGCCGTCCGCCAGACCGGCCATGAACAGGGCGTGCGCTACCGCCTGGCCCGCTACCTGGGCGACGGCCAACGCCTCCTGGTGGTCAGCGACGAAGGTGGCGAAGAGCGCTTTGAGCTGCACAGCGTCGATGGCTCCCACGCCCCACAGCCCCTCGACACCGGCGAGTTTGCCATCGGCCGCCCCGTCGATCTTCTGATCTCGCCATGCGACGAGAGCGCGCTCTTTACCAACCACCGCCACCAGCTCATTCACCTTGATCTCCAAAGTGGCGCCTGCCGGGTTCTCGACCGCAGCGAGTACGCCCGCATCGCCGGCGTCAGCTTCAGCCCCGACGGGCGCTGGGCGGCCTACGGCTTCTTCACCGGCGTCTACACCGCCCAGATCAAACTCGTGGAACTGGCCTCCGGCGAGCACCACACCCTCACCGATGGCGAGTTCCAGGACGTGCAGCCGGTCTTCGACCCGGCCGGGCGCTACCTCTACTTTTTGAGCTACCGCCATTTCGATCCGGTCTACGACCAGGTCTTCTTCGAGTTGAGCTTCCCCCGCGGCACGCGCCCCTGCGTCATCACTCTGCAGGCCGACGCCGACTCCCTCTTCTTACAAAAGCCTCGCCCTTTGAGCGGCGACGATGATGAGGGCGACGACGCCTCCGATGAGGCCTCGGGCGAGGGCGATGACGAGGATGCTTCCACCGACGACACCTCCGAGATGCGCGCCAAATCTGACGATGCCGCCGGTGATGCCGCCACCACTGAGGCTGAGTCCGACGCTGAAAGCGAAGCCTCCGAGGACGATGATAGTCCCAAACCCATCCGCATCGATCTCGAAGGCATCGGCCAGCGCGTGGAGGTCTTCCCCGTGCCCGCCGGCAACTTCGGAGAGCTCGCCGCCACCGAAGAACGCGTCTTCTGGACGGTCTACCCGGTCACTGGCGCACTGAGTAGCGACGACGACGATGACACTCCCGGGGTGCTTCGCTACTTCGGGCTGAAATCCCTGAAGCAAAAAACCTTCGCCCGCGGCGTAAGCGCCTTTGAGATCGGCGCCGACAACAAGACCCTGGCCCTCTTCGGCGAAGACGGCGTTCAAATCGTAAGCGCCTCGGCCGAGAGCGTCTCCAACGAAGACGACGACGAGAGCGAACCCTCACGCGAGTCGGGCATCGTCGATCTCGGGCGCGTCTCGGTGCAGGTCGACCCGCTCTCGGAGTGGACCCAGATGTTGCGCGAGGCCTGGCGTTTGATGCGCGACCACTTCTGGCGCGAAGATATGGGCGGGGTGCGCTGGGAGGAGATCTGGGAGCGCTACAGCGCACTGTTGCCCCGCGTGGGCAGCCGCAGCGAGTTCTCCGACCTGGTCTGGACGATGCAGGGCGAGCTGGGCACAAGCCACGCCTACGAGATGGGCGGCGATTATGAGCGTCCGCCGCAGTATTCACCGGGATTTCTGGGGGCGACCCTGCGCTGGGATCCGGACTGGCGTCTGGCAGCCGATCCGCAACGTTTTGAAGGCGCCTACCGCATCGACACCATCCTGCGCGGAGACACCTGGGAGCCCTCCAAATCCTCGCCGCTCTCCCGTCCCGGATTGGGGTTGAGCGAGGGCGACGTGATCCTGGCCATCAACGCCCGCCGCGTCGACGCGCAGTACAGCGTCGAGGAGCGCCTTGTGAACCAGGCCGGCCAGAACATTGAGCTGCTCGTCGCGGCCAGCGATGGCCTCAGCGAGCCGCGTCAGGTCACCACGAAAGCGCTTCGAGACGAGTCCGAGCTGCGCTACCGGGAGTGGGTCAACCACAACCGCCGCCGCGTCCATGAGGCCTCCCAGGGCAAGCTCGGCTACGTGCACATCCCCGATATGGGACCGGCAGGCTACGCCGAGTTCCACCGCCACTACCTGAGCGAAAACACCCGCCAGGGCCTTGTGGTCGATGTGCGCTTCAACGGTGGAGGCCACGTCAGCCAGCTCATCCTCGAGAAGTTGGCGCGCCGCCAGGTCGGCTTCGATCTTCAGCGCTGGGGTAAACCGCTGGCCTACCCGATGGAGTCGATCGCCGGCCCCATCGTCGCGCTGACCAACGAGCACGCCGGCAGCGACGGCGACATCTTCAGCCACACCTTCAAGCTGATGAAGCTCGGCCCCCTGCTCGGAAAACGCACCTGGGGCGGGGTGGTGGGCATCTGGCCGCGCCACACCCTGGTCGACGGCAGCGTGACCACCCAGCCGGAGTTTTCCTTCTGGTTTGAAGACGTGGGCTTCTCGGTGGAGAACTTCGGCACGGAGCCCGATGTGGAGGTCGAGCTTCCGCCCCAGGCCGACACCACCGGGGAAGATCCCCAGCTGGAGGCCGCCATTGAGACGGCGATGGCCTTGCTCAAGGAGCAGCCGGTGCAGCTTCCTGACTTTGCCCCCTACCCCGATCTTCGGGCACCGCAGACCTTGCCGCCGCGCCCCTCGCCGGCTGGACGCGCTGCAAGCAGCGAACCGGACGAGCGCTGA